In a genomic window of Occallatibacter riparius:
- a CDS encoding OmpH family outer membrane protein, with protein MKRVSVLAAVVASGFALSAAAQTPAAASAGAPKVAVIAFQQAVTATNEFQRDFGDLQKKFQPQRTQLKSLGDEVDSLTKQLQAQGATLSDADRANKAKAIDDKKKQAQRIAEDAQNDYQQAMQDTFGKVAQKVDDVLNSYAKEQGFTVVIDASENQQQQPLVLYAAPSSDITKAIVDAYNAKSGVPAPPVEAPAPAGVRPTTPKAPSK; from the coding sequence ATGAAGCGTGTATCTGTCCTTGCAGCCGTCGTCGCCTCGGGCTTTGCCCTGAGCGCCGCAGCCCAAACCCCCGCCGCAGCCTCTGCCGGCGCGCCCAAGGTTGCCGTGATTGCCTTCCAGCAAGCCGTGACGGCGACCAACGAATTCCAGCGCGACTTCGGCGACCTGCAGAAGAAGTTCCAACCCCAGCGCACCCAGCTCAAGTCGCTGGGCGACGAAGTCGACTCGTTGACCAAGCAGCTCCAGGCGCAGGGCGCCACCCTCAGCGATGCCGATCGCGCCAACAAGGCAAAGGCCATCGACGACAAGAAGAAGCAGGCTCAGCGCATCGCCGAGGACGCCCAGAACGACTACCAGCAGGCCATGCAGGATACCTTCGGTAAGGTCGCCCAGAAGGTCGATGACGTCCTGAACTCCTACGCCAAGGAGCAGGGCTTTACCGTCGTGATCGATGCCAGCGAAAACCAGCAGCAGCAGCCGCTGGTGCTCTACGCGGCGCCTTCTAGCGACATCACCAAGGCCATCGTGGATGCTTACAACGCGAAGTCCGGCGTGCCGGCTCCCCCCGTGGAAGCCCCCGCCCCCGCAGGCGTCCGTCCCACCACACCCAAGGCCCCCAGCAAGTAA
- the bamA gene encoding outer membrane protein assembly factor BamA — translation MNHRPHQYDVRSPKGFPTVKMRHILSGRALRIANKAACALLLFAFIFSSVAVLAQGSQTIEQIRVIGNRRIPKETVLARLFTHVGDQYDPISVERDFNSLWNTGYFENLRIEREDSEKGIILNVYVTEKPTIREVNYKGLNSFSVSDALDRFKKEKVAISVESQYDPTKVKRAEAVLRQMLAEHGHQFATIKTDVKTIPPASVQINFNIKEGPTVKVGNIRFTGNEHISSLQLRRSMKNLKPIGIPYSLFLENLFPKTFDSSKLEEDSERVRQAYRDKGYANAAVEEPQTQIRDQGGLNWLTFRPNKGKRIDILMPIEEGARYKLGSITFSGYKAFNNVRAMRAQFPLKDGDVFSATAMGKGLENLKKAYGQLGYINFGAIPTPHYDEQKKTVSFTVDIDEGKQFYVSRIEFQGNTITRDRVIRRELLLEEGQVYNSQAWEYSLLRLNQLEYFEPLKVEQDSEAHQDPDAGTVDLLLKVKEKGKNSIGLNGGVSGLSGAFLGVNYQTNNFLGLGETLSVQGNLGNVSRQFLFGFSQPYVHNRPLNLGFQIFSQKQDYNAAKNYEATTGQAANLSSAQQSLVQNYNQSSTGLNFSINYPLKKHSFQRLGLTYSLTKSDITAFSTASQTFFQTISFRSGIVGSNALTNIVNSSASFSYMYNTVNNPVRPRSGREITGVFQFSGIGGNLRYFSPLVAYKSFTSMHYLTPRADGRNVFGIRAQLGYIQGFGGDVAPPNNRFYSGGEADLRGFDIRGATPYGYVPNRATVQLTNPDGTCVPRDPNNPQLNQCILVPIPVYGIASIGGDTNFVTNMEYRIPIAGPVTFAFFDDFGITAALNKGQLKQSPEGFASLTAPLYGCPVYNNGSCQGGIPGSLVGFQRNVHPVAGTNFVPRMSVGGEISVLMPIINAPFRLYFAYNPLRLYERPYCNADLSNSSKNQSCSAQLITRDLFPPGGAGDFTWQQAQQGYGAQNLFREPRKTFRLTVSTTF, via the coding sequence TTGAACCATCGACCGCACCAGTATGATGTGCGCTCGCCGAAGGGGTTTCCCACGGTGAAGATGCGGCACATTCTTTCAGGCCGGGCCCTCCGGATCGCCAACAAAGCGGCGTGCGCGCTGCTGCTGTTTGCCTTCATTTTTTCTTCTGTTGCCGTTCTGGCGCAGGGCTCTCAGACCATCGAACAGATTCGTGTGATCGGTAACCGGCGCATTCCCAAGGAAACCGTCTTGGCGCGCCTGTTTACCCACGTGGGCGACCAGTACGATCCCATCTCTGTCGAGCGCGACTTCAACTCGCTCTGGAACACCGGCTACTTCGAGAACCTGCGCATCGAACGCGAAGACTCGGAGAAGGGCATCATCCTGAACGTCTACGTGACGGAGAAGCCCACCATCCGCGAGGTCAATTACAAGGGCCTCAACTCCTTCTCGGTCTCCGACGCACTCGACCGCTTCAAGAAGGAGAAGGTCGCCATCTCGGTGGAGAGCCAGTACGACCCCACCAAGGTGAAGCGGGCTGAAGCGGTGCTGCGCCAGATGCTCGCCGAGCACGGCCACCAGTTCGCCACCATCAAGACCGACGTGAAGACCATCCCGCCGGCTTCGGTGCAGATCAACTTCAACATCAAGGAAGGCCCTACCGTAAAGGTTGGCAACATCCGCTTCACGGGCAATGAGCACATCAGCTCGCTGCAGCTGCGCCGCTCCATGAAGAACCTGAAGCCGATCGGCATTCCTTACTCGCTGTTCCTCGAAAACCTCTTCCCCAAGACCTTCGACTCGTCGAAGCTCGAAGAGGACTCCGAGCGCGTCCGCCAGGCCTACCGCGACAAGGGCTATGCCAATGCCGCCGTTGAAGAGCCGCAGACGCAGATTCGCGATCAGGGCGGCCTCAACTGGCTCACCTTCCGCCCCAACAAGGGCAAGCGCATTGACATCCTCATGCCCATCGAAGAGGGTGCGCGTTACAAGCTGGGAAGCATCACCTTCTCCGGCTACAAGGCGTTCAACAACGTGCGCGCCATGCGGGCGCAGTTCCCGCTTAAAGACGGCGACGTTTTCAGCGCCACCGCCATGGGCAAGGGCCTTGAGAACCTGAAGAAGGCCTACGGCCAGCTCGGCTACATCAACTTTGGCGCCATCCCCACGCCTCACTACGACGAGCAGAAGAAGACCGTCTCCTTCACCGTCGATATCGACGAGGGCAAGCAGTTCTACGTATCGCGCATCGAGTTCCAGGGCAACACCATCACGCGCGACCGCGTCATCCGTCGCGAACTGCTCCTCGAAGAAGGACAGGTCTACAACTCCCAGGCATGGGAGTACAGCCTCCTCCGCCTCAATCAGCTCGAGTACTTCGAACCGCTCAAGGTCGAGCAGGATTCCGAAGCACACCAGGATCCCGATGCCGGCACCGTTGACCTGCTCCTCAAGGTCAAGGAAAAGGGCAAGAACTCCATCGGCCTGAACGGCGGCGTCAGCGGCCTCTCCGGCGCGTTCCTCGGTGTCAACTACCAGACCAATAACTTCCTCGGACTCGGCGAAACGCTCAGCGTGCAGGGCAACCTCGGCAACGTGAGCCGCCAGTTCCTCTTCGGCTTCTCGCAGCCCTACGTTCACAACCGCCCGCTGAACCTCGGCTTCCAGATCTTCTCCCAGAAGCAGGACTACAACGCCGCCAAGAACTACGAGGCCACCACCGGCCAGGCGGCGAACCTGAGCTCCGCGCAGCAATCGCTGGTGCAGAACTACAATCAGTCCTCGACGGGCCTGAACTTCAGCATCAACTACCCGCTGAAGAAGCACTCGTTCCAGCGCCTCGGCCTTACCTATTCGCTGACCAAGTCCGATATCACGGCCTTCAGCACCGCGTCGCAAACCTTCTTCCAGACCATTAGCTTCCGGTCCGGCATTGTTGGATCCAACGCGCTGACTAATATCGTCAACAGCTCGGCCTCGTTCAGCTACATGTACAACACCGTGAACAATCCGGTGCGTCCGCGCTCCGGCAGGGAAATCACGGGTGTCTTCCAGTTCTCGGGCATCGGCGGCAACCTGCGTTACTTCTCGCCGCTCGTCGCCTACAAGAGCTTCACCTCGATGCACTACCTCACGCCGAGGGCGGACGGCCGCAATGTCTTCGGCATCCGCGCCCAGCTCGGCTACATCCAGGGCTTCGGCGGCGACGTGGCTCCGCCCAACAACCGCTTCTACTCCGGCGGTGAAGCCGACCTGCGCGGATTCGATATCCGCGGAGCGACGCCCTACGGTTACGTTCCCAACCGCGCTACGGTGCAGTTGACCAATCCTGATGGCACCTGCGTGCCGCGCGATCCAAACAATCCGCAGCTCAACCAGTGCATCCTGGTTCCCATTCCGGTGTATGGCATCGCCTCCATCGGCGGCGACACCAACTTCGTCACCAATATGGAGTACCGCATCCCCATCGCGGGGCCGGTGACGTTCGCGTTCTTCGATGACTTCGGAATCACCGCGGCGCTCAACAAGGGCCAGCTCAAGCAAAGCCCTGAGGGCTTCGCTTCACTGACCGCTCCGCTCTACGGCTGCCCCGTCTACAACAACGGCTCCTGCCAGGGCGGCATCCCCGGCTCCTTGGTTGGATTCCAGAGGAACGTTCACCCGGTCGCCGGCACCAACTTCGTTCCCCGTATGTCGGTGGGCGGTGAAATCTCGGTGCTCATGCCGATCATCAACGCACCGTTCCGGCTGTACTTCGCATACAACCCGCTGCGCCTCTATGAGCGGCCCTACTGCAACGCCGATCTGTCAAACAGCTCCAAGAACCAGAGCTGCTCGGCTCAGCTGATCACCCGTGACCTGTTCCCCCCGGGCGGCGCAGGCGACTTCACCTGGCAGCAGGCCCAGCAGGGCTACGGCGCCCAGAACCTCTTCCGCGAACCCAGAAAGACCTTCCGCCTGACCGTCTCCACCACCTTCTAA
- a CDS encoding glutathione peroxidase, translating into MTAEKSPLYEITADLLDGHPLKLSYFAGRALLIVNTASQCGFTPQYAALEQLYRDFNPRGFEVLAFPSNQFGNQEPGTAADIATFCERNYGVSFPVFAKIDVNGANAHPVFRFLTGARRGFFGTKRIKWNFTKFLVDRSGNVVGRYAPSTEPAKLRDMIDLLLKQQ; encoded by the coding sequence ATGACCGCCGAGAAATCGCCCCTGTACGAGATCACCGCAGACCTGCTCGACGGCCATCCGCTGAAGCTCTCCTATTTTGCAGGGCGCGCGCTTTTGATCGTGAACACAGCGAGCCAGTGCGGTTTCACGCCGCAGTACGCGGCGCTCGAGCAGCTCTATCGCGATTTCAATCCGCGCGGATTTGAGGTGCTGGCGTTCCCTTCGAACCAGTTTGGTAACCAGGAGCCCGGCACAGCGGCTGACATCGCTACGTTCTGCGAACGCAATTACGGCGTGAGTTTCCCGGTGTTCGCCAAGATTGACGTGAATGGGGCGAATGCGCATCCGGTGTTTCGATTTCTGACTGGGGCGCGCCGCGGGTTCTTCGGCACGAAGCGCATCAAGTGGAACTTTACGAAGTTCCTGGTGGACCGCAGCGGGAATGTTGTGGGCCGCTATGCGCCGTCGACGGAACCGGCAAAGCTGCGCGATATGATCGATCTGCTCCTCAAGCAGCAGTAA
- a CDS encoding DoxX family protein, producing MRRNFPLLLVRIIVGIVFLTEGILKFMQPEELGYGRFAHIGLPLPHMLAPAVGIVEIISGAAVMLNLYTGEAAVLLLGVIITALITTKIPILLGHSVGRFGVPRSVAHTGVLAFVHEARTDLAMLFSLVAILMDSGMHVVRPREWWQRR from the coding sequence ATGCGCCGCAACTTTCCGCTGTTGCTTGTCCGCATCATTGTGGGAATCGTGTTCCTCACAGAGGGCATTCTGAAATTCATGCAGCCGGAGGAGCTTGGATACGGCCGGTTTGCTCATATTGGACTGCCGTTGCCGCACATGCTTGCGCCGGCGGTCGGGATCGTGGAGATCATCTCCGGTGCGGCGGTAATGCTGAACCTCTATACAGGCGAGGCTGCAGTCCTGCTGCTCGGCGTGATAATCACGGCGCTGATCACGACCAAGATTCCCATTCTGCTGGGGCATTCTGTGGGGCGGTTCGGTGTGCCGAGGAGTGTGGCGCACACCGGGGTGCTGGCGTTTGTGCATGAGGCGCGCACGGATCTGGCGATGCTTTTCTCGCTGGTTGCGATCCTGATGGACTCTGGCATGCACGTGGTGCGGCCGCGCGAGTGGTGGCAGCGCCGGTAG
- the chrA gene encoding chromate efflux transporter, translating into MTEIAPSRLPELSRFFLRLGLTGFGGPAAHIALMETEAVERRGWITRERFLDLLGACNLLPGPSSTQVAMALGYTRAGWAGLAIAGACFITPAATFTLALAWAYVRYGHLAQVQGLLYGAKPVMVAIVLQAIWRLARMALRTRALLLTGVLCLAANLGGVTPIAVLLAAGAVFAAWAARGRVKVTRGGVFAFAPVAGVAAGPGSPAVLSIVLVFLKLGVVVFGSGYVLLAFLQADLVDRLHWVTKTQLLDAITAGQVTPGPLFATATFLGYLLHGYTGAVAATLAIFLPSFFMAGLVGAMAGRLRKSPALAGFLDGVNAAAVALMAVVTLALGRAALVDVWTWGIGLVSAALLLRFRLNATWLILSGAVLGIVLQVMR; encoded by the coding sequence ATGACCGAGATCGCCCCATCCCGATTGCCGGAGCTGTCTCGGTTCTTTCTTCGACTGGGACTCACGGGCTTTGGAGGCCCAGCGGCGCATATTGCGCTGATGGAGACTGAGGCCGTGGAGCGCCGCGGCTGGATCACGCGCGAGCGATTTCTGGACCTGCTGGGCGCGTGCAATCTGCTGCCCGGACCGAGCTCGACGCAGGTAGCGATGGCGCTGGGCTACACGCGCGCAGGATGGGCGGGGCTGGCGATCGCGGGAGCGTGCTTCATTACGCCGGCTGCGACGTTCACGCTGGCGCTGGCGTGGGCTTACGTGCGCTATGGACACCTGGCGCAGGTGCAGGGGCTGCTGTATGGCGCCAAGCCGGTGATGGTGGCGATTGTGCTGCAGGCGATCTGGCGGCTTGCGCGCATGGCGCTGCGGACGCGGGCGCTGCTGCTGACTGGGGTTTTGTGCCTGGCGGCGAACCTGGGCGGTGTGACTCCGATTGCGGTGCTGCTGGCGGCAGGCGCGGTTTTCGCGGCGTGGGCTGCGCGCGGGCGCGTGAAGGTGACGAGGGGCGGGGTGTTTGCGTTTGCTCCGGTGGCAGGAGTTGCGGCGGGGCCGGGGTCGCCTGCAGTGCTTTCGATTGTGCTGGTGTTCCTGAAGCTGGGCGTGGTGGTGTTCGGCTCGGGGTATGTGCTGCTGGCATTTCTGCAGGCAGATTTAGTGGATCGCCTGCACTGGGTGACGAAGACGCAGCTTCTGGATGCGATCACGGCGGGCCAGGTTACGCCGGGGCCGCTGTTTGCGACGGCGACGTTTCTCGGATACCTGCTGCACGGGTATACGGGGGCTGTGGCCGCAACGTTGGCCATCTTTCTGCCGTCGTTTTTCATGGCGGGGCTTGTGGGAGCGATGGCGGGGCGGCTGCGGAAGTCGCCGGCGCTGGCGGGGTTTCTGGATGGAGTGAATGCGGCGGCCGTGGCGCTGATGGCCGTAGTCACTTTGGCGCTGGGGCGCGCGGCGCTGGTGGATGTGTGGACATGGGGGATCGGGCTGGTGAGCGCTGCGCTGCTGTTGCGATTCAGGCTGAATGCGACGTGGCTGATTCTGAGCGGGGCAGTGCTGGGGATTGTGCTGCAGGTGATGCGCTAG
- a CDS encoding DODA-type extradiol aromatic ring-opening family dioxygenase, whose translation MTEHVRQPALFLPHGGGPCFFMDWTWGPADTWHPTQRFLESIQATLPAPPKAMLVISGHWEEPGFTAGAVEKPELIFDYSGFPPHTYQLTWPAPGDPELAARVTKMLREAGLPAGLSRTRGYDHGIFVPLKVAFPQAQIPVVPLSLDRGLDPELHLAAGRVLATLRDEGVLIIASGMSFHNLRAYMRPETTEPAAQFDAWLTKAIESSAPQRNEMLRYWQNAPNASFAHPRAEHLIPLMVAAGAGGEAPGKRIFHDQPMGAAITAYRFDG comes from the coding sequence ATGACTGAGCACGTCCGCCAGCCCGCCCTCTTCCTCCCCCATGGCGGAGGCCCCTGCTTCTTCATGGACTGGACCTGGGGCCCAGCCGACACCTGGCACCCCACACAACGCTTTCTCGAGAGCATTCAGGCCACGCTGCCCGCCCCACCGAAAGCGATGCTGGTCATCAGCGGCCACTGGGAAGAGCCCGGCTTCACCGCCGGCGCAGTTGAAAAGCCCGAGCTCATCTTCGACTACTCCGGCTTTCCGCCGCACACGTATCAGTTGACCTGGCCCGCTCCCGGCGATCCCGAACTCGCCGCCCGCGTAACCAAAATGCTGCGCGAGGCAGGACTGCCCGCCGGCCTCAGCCGCACCCGAGGTTACGATCACGGCATCTTCGTGCCGCTGAAGGTCGCATTTCCCCAGGCGCAGATTCCCGTAGTCCCGCTCTCGCTCGACCGCGGCCTCGATCCCGAACTGCACCTCGCAGCCGGCCGCGTGCTCGCGACCCTCCGCGACGAAGGCGTGCTAATCATCGCCAGCGGCATGAGCTTCCACAATCTCCGCGCCTATATGCGTCCCGAGACAACGGAACCAGCCGCCCAGTTCGACGCCTGGCTCACCAAAGCAATCGAATCTTCCGCGCCGCAGCGCAACGAGATGCTCCGCTACTGGCAGAATGCTCCCAACGCCTCGTTCGCGCACCCCCGTGCCGAACACCTAATCCCGCTCATGGTCGCAGCAGGCGCCGGCGGCGAAGCTCCCGGCAAGCGCATCTTTCACGACCAGCCAATGGGCGCAGCCATCACCGCCTACCGCTTCGACGGCTAG
- a CDS encoding DUF6249 domain-containing protein: MEHMAMAFEGLPMDFGLWMFLSIGAVALFVVFIPLVSWIDSRRKEREAFYKADMMRRLAEASGDGAKAALELLREEERIKAIKQREGLKIGGLVNVAIGIGLSIMLYSIGGRDHGPYLVGLIPGLLGVALLVYVFAMAAPIEPR, encoded by the coding sequence ATGGAACACATGGCGATGGCTTTTGAAGGACTCCCAATGGATTTCGGTCTCTGGATGTTTCTGTCCATCGGCGCAGTGGCATTATTCGTGGTCTTCATTCCGCTGGTGAGCTGGATCGACAGCCGCCGCAAAGAGCGCGAAGCCTTCTACAAGGCAGACATGATGCGGCGCCTGGCCGAGGCCTCAGGCGACGGCGCCAAGGCCGCACTCGAGCTGCTGCGCGAGGAAGAGCGGATCAAGGCCATCAAGCAGCGCGAAGGACTGAAGATCGGCGGCCTGGTCAACGTTGCCATCGGGATCGGGTTGAGCATCATGCTCTACTCCATAGGCGGTAGAGATCACGGCCCGTACCTTGTCGGCCTGATTCCCGGGCTCCTCGGCGTGGCTCTGCTGGTCTACGTCTTCGCGATGGCGGCCCCCATCGAACCCCGCTGA
- a CDS encoding RNA polymerase sigma factor has protein sequence MSAPTETASADVHDVQRVLAGDVRAFEGIVRRWQGPLVNMAWRYCRDRGRAEELAQEAFLRAWKGLASWRGESSFSTWLFALAANVYRNDLKRVPTVMVPMEDAPEPAGPAAQHDELAERSQNELVRRAVLALPMRYREPVILYYFHEMDVGAAARTLLLPEGTVKARLARARAILKKRFPRLESEAGVGTVAHPAAKEEVLR, from the coding sequence ATGAGTGCGCCCACCGAGACCGCTTCTGCCGATGTGCACGATGTGCAACGCGTGCTTGCCGGGGACGTTCGCGCGTTTGAGGGGATCGTGCGTCGGTGGCAGGGGCCGCTGGTGAATATGGCGTGGCGCTACTGCCGTGACAGGGGCCGTGCGGAGGAGCTGGCGCAGGAGGCTTTTCTGCGGGCGTGGAAGGGGCTGGCGTCGTGGCGCGGCGAAAGCAGTTTTTCGACATGGCTGTTTGCGCTGGCGGCGAACGTCTATCGCAATGACCTGAAGCGGGTGCCAACGGTGATGGTGCCGATGGAAGATGCGCCGGAGCCTGCCGGTCCGGCGGCGCAGCACGATGAGCTGGCTGAGCGCTCGCAGAATGAACTGGTGCGGCGGGCGGTGCTGGCGCTGCCCATGCGCTATCGCGAGCCGGTCATCCTTTATTACTTTCACGAGATGGATGTGGGAGCAGCGGCGCGAACGCTGTTGCTGCCAGAGGGCACGGTGAAGGCGCGGCTGGCCCGGGCGCGAGCGATTCTGAAGAAGAGATTCCCCCGGCTCGAATCGGAGGCCGGCGTGGGAACAGTGGCGCATCCAGCAGCAAAAGAGGAGGTCCTGAGATGA
- a CDS encoding SIMPL domain-containing protein, with protein sequence MRFHSLSFVALAFICGTASFAQFPGQIELKIDSSNRTLSVSKEAQVTADPDTAILHIGFETDPSDAQSAYAEGTRLSNAIIAAVKQAGVQQSDIHSESQRLDRDYTVPKSHKFKLVQQWTVKTDPMHVAQILDAAVTAGASVSGDIEWTVKDPAALDAQALENAATRAKSDAEALAKGMGVRLGALVYVSRTSEPEIMPVRPRVMAMAKAQNDQPLSIEPGKVTRSATVYAVYAIE encoded by the coding sequence ATGCGTTTTCATTCGCTGTCGTTTGTGGCGCTCGCGTTTATCTGCGGAACCGCCTCGTTCGCCCAGTTTCCGGGACAGATAGAACTCAAGATCGATTCGTCTAACCGAACCCTCAGCGTGAGCAAGGAGGCGCAGGTCACGGCTGATCCGGACACAGCGATTCTGCACATCGGCTTTGAGACCGATCCGTCGGACGCCCAATCGGCCTACGCGGAGGGCACACGGCTTTCCAATGCCATCATCGCCGCAGTCAAGCAAGCTGGCGTGCAGCAAAGCGACATTCATAGCGAGAGCCAGCGACTCGACCGCGACTACACGGTGCCCAAATCGCACAAGTTCAAGCTGGTGCAGCAATGGACCGTGAAAACCGATCCCATGCACGTCGCCCAGATCCTGGATGCGGCCGTGACCGCCGGAGCATCGGTGAGCGGCGACATCGAATGGACCGTCAAGGATCCCGCGGCGCTCGACGCACAGGCTCTCGAGAACGCCGCAACCCGGGCCAAATCCGATGCGGAGGCGCTTGCCAAAGGCATGGGAGTGCGCCTCGGAGCTCTGGTCTACGTCAGCAGAACCAGCGAGCCTGAAATTATGCCCGTGCGCCCCCGCGTCATGGCGATGGCAAAGGCGCAGAATGACCAGCCTCTATCGATCGAGCCCGGAAAGGTAACCCGATCCGCCACCGTCTACGCCGTCTACGCCATCGAATAG
- the trpD gene encoding anthranilate phosphoribosyltransferase, translating into MSRVKDLLKPLAEDGAALTREQAAEVLTEILSGEVPEVETAALLTVMATRGEQAPELAGFVDVMRQHSTPIPFTDEERDQLVDCVGTGGGGPLTFNISCGAALVAAAAGAKVAKHGNRAVTSRCGAADVLEALGVPIQLTPELAAECLRQTGFVFLFAPLYHPVMKTLNPLRRALGFRTIFNLVGPLTNPAHARAQVIGVLAPSRVLLVGRTLVALGAKRAFVVHGTDGIDELTTTGESVVAHIEEDPNGGPPQMRAARTTPEMAGVPRAKLEDFIGGDIQTNASLLYDVLTGIPGARRDIVVLNAAAALVAAGLAGDLKEGVALGYEAIDSGQAAATLAKLRQFGEKYSAS; encoded by the coding sequence ATGAGCCGAGTTAAAGACTTATTGAAGCCGCTGGCCGAAGACGGCGCGGCGCTGACCCGCGAACAGGCCGCCGAGGTGCTGACCGAGATCCTTTCTGGCGAAGTGCCCGAAGTAGAAACCGCCGCCCTGCTGACCGTCATGGCTACCCGCGGCGAACAAGCCCCCGAACTCGCCGGCTTCGTCGACGTCATGCGCCAGCACTCCACACCCATCCCCTTCACCGATGAGGAACGCGACCAACTCGTCGACTGCGTCGGCACCGGTGGCGGCGGCCCGCTCACCTTCAACATCTCCTGCGGAGCCGCGCTCGTGGCCGCCGCAGCCGGTGCAAAGGTCGCCAAGCACGGCAACCGCGCCGTCACCTCCCGCTGCGGAGCCGCTGATGTCCTTGAAGCCCTCGGCGTCCCTATCCAGCTCACGCCTGAGCTCGCCGCAGAGTGCCTTCGCCAAACCGGATTCGTCTTCCTCTTCGCGCCGCTCTACCACCCCGTGATGAAGACCCTCAACCCCCTGCGCCGTGCTCTCGGCTTCCGCACCATCTTCAACCTCGTCGGCCCCCTCACCAACCCGGCTCACGCCCGCGCTCAGGTCATCGGCGTCCTCGCGCCCAGCCGAGTGCTCCTCGTCGGCCGAACACTCGTAGCCCTCGGCGCAAAGCGAGCTTTTGTCGTCCACGGAACCGACGGCATCGACGAGCTCACCACCACCGGCGAGTCGGTGGTTGCCCACATCGAAGAAGATCCCAACGGCGGCCCTCCGCAAATGCGCGCCGCCCGAACTACTCCGGAGATGGCCGGCGTTCCGCGCGCCAAGCTCGAAGACTTCATCGGCGGTGATATCCAGACCAACGCCTCGCTGCTCTACGACGTCCTCACCGGAATTCCCGGCGCGCGCCGCGATATCGTCGTTCTCAACGCCGCTGCGGCGCTCGTAGCAGCAGGCTTGGCCGGCGATCTCAAAGAAGGTGTCGCCCTCGGCTACGAGGCCATCGACTCCGGCCAAGCTGCGGCCACCCTCGCCAAGCTCCGTCAGTTCGGCGAAAAATACTCTGCAAGCTGA